One window from the genome of Roseisolibacter agri encodes:
- a CDS encoding trypsin-like serine protease, producing MAVPSSPVVRAVAALLSLPVAALGAQGPAPVAVPAEVTEAQLSPSVQLYVSEYNARRTLTTADVSNPNGIVLTNAAGTPPSSGSSGSINDPSLGYNNPRYWAKGEEYSGVTRLVMTYETRDVNTGAVVATPAFLCTGALINGGHSVLTAAHCVYNDPPSAGTVSRLRDVQVMLGQSFGGNTTAEPGAGAPNSNQAFGYTQTVGARNVQIHPDYTGSVIDERDIAVINLNTPAPAQYRYYDLYGPSALGATYNVVGWGGRGDGATGTVNIGGSTGSGQRLRQGLNSFNTTYSDARWNPAFLAAVGLTAANVYLADFDNGLATNNALCRLTNATFGGGQPVWLGAVGAPDMCGLGFGLDEVLTAGGDSGGPSFVNGQIAGISSFGQTFGVGDVRSGLNSSFGELNGMTRVDINAQWVASAVVPEPTTVVLLGSGLLALGALARRRRNG from the coding sequence ATGGCTGTACCGTCGTCCCCCGTCGTGCGTGCCGTCGCGGCACTGCTGTCCCTTCCCGTGGCGGCCCTCGGGGCGCAGGGCCCGGCGCCGGTCGCCGTACCGGCAGAGGTGACCGAAGCCCAGCTCAGTCCCAGCGTCCAGCTCTACGTCTCCGAGTACAACGCGCGCCGGACGCTGACGACGGCCGACGTCTCCAACCCGAACGGCATCGTCCTCACCAACGCCGCGGGCACGCCGCCGTCGTCGGGGTCGTCCGGCAGCATCAACGATCCGTCGCTGGGCTACAACAACCCGCGCTACTGGGCCAAGGGGGAGGAGTACAGCGGCGTCACGCGCCTCGTGATGACGTACGAGACGCGCGACGTCAACACCGGCGCGGTCGTCGCGACGCCGGCGTTCCTGTGCACGGGCGCGCTGATCAACGGCGGCCACTCGGTGCTCACCGCGGCGCACTGCGTCTACAACGATCCGCCGAGCGCGGGCACCGTCTCGCGGCTGCGCGACGTGCAGGTGATGCTCGGCCAGAGCTTCGGCGGCAACACGACCGCGGAGCCGGGCGCCGGCGCGCCGAACTCGAACCAGGCGTTCGGCTACACGCAGACGGTCGGCGCCCGCAACGTGCAGATCCACCCGGACTACACCGGCTCGGTCATCGACGAGCGCGACATCGCGGTCATCAACCTCAACACTCCGGCGCCCGCGCAGTACCGCTACTACGACCTGTACGGGCCGAGCGCGCTCGGCGCGACGTACAACGTCGTCGGGTGGGGCGGACGCGGCGACGGCGCGACGGGCACGGTCAACATCGGCGGCAGCACGGGCTCGGGGCAGCGCCTGCGCCAGGGGCTGAACAGCTTCAACACGACGTACAGCGACGCGCGCTGGAACCCGGCGTTCCTGGCCGCGGTCGGCCTCACCGCCGCGAACGTGTATCTCGCGGACTTCGACAACGGGCTGGCGACGAACAACGCGCTCTGCCGCCTCACGAACGCGACGTTCGGTGGCGGGCAGCCCGTGTGGCTCGGGGCCGTGGGCGCGCCGGACATGTGCGGGCTGGGCTTCGGCCTCGACGAGGTGCTCACGGCCGGCGGCGACTCGGGTGGGCCGTCGTTCGTGAACGGGCAGATCGCGGGCATCAGCTCGTTCGGCCAGACGTTCGGCGTGGGCGACGTGCGCAGTGGCCTCAACTCGTCGTTCGGTGAGCTGAACGGCATGACGCGCGTCGACATCAACGCGCAGTGGGTCGCGAGCGCCGTCGTCCCCGAGCCGACGACCGTCGTGCTCCTCGGCAGCGGGCTGCTCGCGCTGGGCGCGCTCGCGCGCCGCCGCCGCAACGGCTGA